In Parerythrobacter aestuarii, the sequence CCCGGTCGACCTGACATTGGCGTTCAAGCGCGATGCCAGTGGCCAGCTGACCCTGACCGATGCCGATGGCGATCAATCGGCGATGCGCCCGCAAGGCCGTGCCAACCTGTTCCAGGTCCAACCGCCCAACGAATGGCGTCACCCGGAACGGCCGGTCCTGCAGTTTACCGCGCCCTATGTTTTCGTTTGCGACGAGCCATGCTGGATCGTGCAAACGCCGCCTTACCTGCACTGGTTCCCCGAACAGCGTCCCGGCATGCAGATGGGTGGGCGCTTCCCGACCCACGTGTGGCCGCGCCCGCTGGCCTGGGCGTTTGAATGGTACGACCTTTCGAAGCCGCTGGTGCTCAAGCGCGGCGATCCGTGGTTTTACGTGAGCTTCGAGACGGAGAACCCGTCGGCCCACGTGCGACTGGTTGAGCAGGAAATGACCCCCGAACTCGAGAAATATCTCGATTCGATCATCGATGTTTCGAATTACGTCAACCGCACCTATTCGCTGTTCGACGAAGCCAAGCGCATCCGGCCTGAGACTTTGCTCAAGCCGAAAGGCTGATCCTCAGGTCCGCTCGTTCAGCCGTCGCTTTCAGGCAGGCGATAAGGGATGAACTTATCGAGGAAGACATTGCCAGTGTAATACCCGCCGAAGCGATCGATGGTGCTGACAATATCGGATGAGCAGATCTGCGAACCGAAGCGGCGGAACACCAGCGTCTCATGGTCGTCAAGCGACTGGGGGTTCTTGGTATAGTTGACCCAGACGGTCCGCCCGATCTTGTAGACGATAGCGGTCTTGTCGATGACCTGGAAGCTGCGCACGGGAAAGTCGCGAATGCAGCTTTCCGGTTCGCCGGCGATGCGGCCTTCGATCAGCTTGGCGAGCTTCTTCTCGCCTTTGGTCATTTCCGGCTGATCGCTATCCGCCTCGTCCTGTGCTGCAGCGGGTGCGGCCGCGAGGCCGAGCACGGCAATTGCCGTCATGAGAGGTTTGAAAATGGTCATGGCGCTTCTCCTCGGAGCGGGCACTCTATCATATACGCCTGAACCGGGGCTGACGTTTCAGATCAGCCTCGAATGCGCGTCAGCGATGACCAGGGTCGGCCCCTTCGGAAATGTCGGGCAGGGTGGACTGGTCCAACCCGTCGGCCGGACCGCCTTCGAGCACGAAGCGGCGATCGCAATAGCCGCAATCGACATAGCCATGCTCGTCAATCTCGAGAAAGATCTTGGGATGGCCAAGCGCAGCCGGGCGATAGGCGACACCGCCACGGATGTCGCTCGCTCCATCGCAGCTGACGCGGCGGGTGGTGACCGTGATGACTTCAGGCGGTGCGATGCTCATGCACACGCCGATAGAGTGATTTGCGCCCGGTCTCAAGCAAGAGAATGTTTGATTTTCACCCGCACACTCCTAGGGCACATCTCATGACACAACCGCCTGCCATTTCGATCCGTGACCTGCGCAAGACCTACGCCGGGACCAGGGGCGAGCCGGGCAAGCAGGCACTCAAAGGGGTGAGCTTCGATGTCCCGCAGGGCGAGGTGTTTGGCCTGCTCGGGCCCAATGGCGCGGGCAAGTCGACGCTGATCAATATCCTCGCCGGGCTGGTGACCAAAAGCGGTGGCGAGGCGGAGATCTGGGGCTTCGACATCGACGCCAGCCCGCGCAATGCCAAGCGTTCGATCGGGATCGTGCCGCAGGAGATCGTGTTCGACCCCTTTTTCACTCCCTTCGAGGTGTTGGAGAACCAGGCCGGGTTTTACGGCGTGCCCAAGGAGGAACGGCGCAGCGAAGAGTTGCTGGAAGCGGTCCACCTCAGTGACAAGCGTGATGCTTATGCCCGCACGCTCTCGGGCGGGATGAAGCGGCGGCTGCTGATTGCCAAGGCGATGGTGCATTCTCCGCCGATCCTCGTGCTCGACGAACCGACCGCCGGGGTCGATGTCGAGCTGCGGCGGCAGCTGTGGGAACTGGTGACCGAGCTCAACCAGCAGGGCGTCACCATCGTGCTGACCACGCATTATCTCGAGGAAGCCGAGCAGCTGTGCGACCGCATCGCCATCATCAACCATGGCGAGCTGATCGCCAACAAACCGACCCGCGAGCTGGTTGGCATGGCGCGCGAGAAGATCGTGCGCGTCTCGGTCGACAAGGACCTCGGCGGGCCGATCATGGAGGAAGGCTTCGTCAAGGCCGACGTGATCGAACCGCGCACGCTGGAGATCACCTACAACCGCGATGTCGCAAGCGCCGGGCAAGTGCTCGCGAAGGTGCAGGAGCATGGCTACACCATCGAGGATGTGACGACCCGCGAGGCGGACCTCGAAGACGTATTCGTGCAATTGACCGGGGCTGGCTAGGGCGCGCGTTATGAGCGCGCTCTACGACACGATTGGCGTGGACTACGCCAATTTGCGCAAGCCCGATCCAAGGATTGCGGCGCAGATAGAAGCGGCACTCGGCGATGCGCGCACTGTCCTCAACGTCGGGGCGGGAGCGGGCTCCTACGAACCGGCAGGTCGCGATGTGACGGCGCTCGAACCCTCGGCGGAGATGATCGCGCAGCGCGCACCCGGTGCGGCCCCGGCGATC encodes:
- a CDS encoding zinc-finger domain-containing protein, whose protein sequence is MSIAPPEVITVTTRRVSCDGASDIRGGVAYRPAALGHPKIFLEIDEHGYVDCGYCDRRFVLEGGPADGLDQSTLPDISEGADPGHR
- a CDS encoding ABC transporter ATP-binding protein yields the protein MTQPPAISIRDLRKTYAGTRGEPGKQALKGVSFDVPQGEVFGLLGPNGAGKSTLINILAGLVTKSGGEAEIWGFDIDASPRNAKRSIGIVPQEIVFDPFFTPFEVLENQAGFYGVPKEERRSEELLEAVHLSDKRDAYARTLSGGMKRRLLIAKAMVHSPPILVLDEPTAGVDVELRRQLWELVTELNQQGVTIVLTTHYLEEAEQLCDRIAIINHGELIANKPTRELVGMAREKIVRVSVDKDLGGPIMEEGFVKADVIEPRTLEITYNRDVASAGQVLAKVQEHGYTIEDVTTREADLEDVFVQLTGAG